In Paraflavitalea devenefica, the following are encoded in one genomic region:
- a CDS encoding response regulator, giving the protein MKNPFRKLIRIIMVLLATVLLLNFADYYLAATINTGKFISLIIAFLCLVFLILEPLFRSNQRNYEELQVAKNELQKEKTYFSSILNSQTNYVIRIDNDGNFAYANPRFLDTFGYNEKFLMGEPYYNTIYPKDLYRCQQMAEECWKNPGKVHKLLIRKPIQGTKIFQWTEWEFIALQNEKGVLEIQGIGINVTDKVMAEQLKEEAIRTSSYAMTYARMGSWKLDFFSQEMTISKEFTSLLEQDEQEEMTISFEQFMQEYVLPEDHNQMIRELTNSIHNKYNHDYETNFSCQIITRKGNIRHLYIRGKMVDATSGFGIAQDITTQKEAEQALQHSEQQFRLLAEHSEDIITVNQLDGILLYVSPSVQKTLGFSPEEVQGQSVMDYVHPDDVYKFLQQEDSPSLSDVENLTLRYRMRTKTNDYVWLETIIKPVREMGEVTRLICTSRNITERKRSEAEREQLLAEVKQSEELLRTVINSTPDWIFIKDLGHRFLLVNQAFADSMHRRPQDFIGKDELEVGFPEELVKGDAGNNIRGFWSDDNEVIKSGKAKFIQEEPSSINGKAQVMTTVKVPLRDSDGAVWGVLGFAHNITEQKKAEDRLLHKDQLLQAMAEATHQLISNNHLEEAIGEAIQLLGIKLQVNQVNVYKNDYDAREDKWYSNQLLHWDNATGELVHKDPAYQHIRMHEENTITRTLMKEELYCGYVKNIEEDGDRAYFEKMQVKSVAIIPIFTLHQFWGIVGFSDMEERDWTITEFSILQSFAATLAAAIERKQMEQELVQAKDIAESASLAKSEFMANMSHELRTPMNGIIGFTDLVLTTDLQRTQRDYLNNVKKSANGLLDIINDILDFSKLEAGKLKIDHTPFRLDELVEETVDILMVKAFEKNLELICHIDPELPVQFGGDPVRIRQVLVNLLGNAIKFTPQGEILISVVKAGGIYQKNNKPFLDIELSVRDTGIGISPKKLRKIFESFTQADSSTTRKYGGTGLGLTISKSLAELMQGALTVNSEPGRGSTFTLHLPLEVMKDHVEIAAAHKPPLRKVLVVDDNSTNRWLMQEIFRYFSIPCEVAGSGREALMILERIQKTGEPLDLIITDHHMPEMDGMQLVNELRQQHTGLEQPTVLMLSSLEKNLFQHEADKLGIRQMLTKPVKMYELYAMLSAMFMPDNELNKPALSVVNIEHITEAASILVVEDDPINMMLITEVLRKMGFEVIRANNGKEALEILPHYDPVLIFMDVNMPEMDGYTTTRFIRQMGEPYRHLPIIALTADAMQGDREKCLAAGMDDYVSKPFRIEEIVGVLKNRTLLV; this is encoded by the coding sequence ATGAAGAATCCGTTCCGCAAATTGATTCGTATCATTATGGTGCTGTTGGCAACAGTGCTGTTGCTCAATTTTGCGGATTACTACCTCGCTGCAACTATCAACACCGGCAAGTTTATTTCTCTCATTATCGCCTTTCTATGCCTTGTATTCCTCATATTGGAACCTTTGTTCCGCAGCAATCAGCGGAATTATGAAGAACTGCAGGTGGCAAAAAATGAGCTGCAGAAAGAGAAAACCTATTTCTCTTCTATTCTCAACTCACAAACGAATTACGTTATCCGCATTGACAATGATGGCAACTTTGCGTATGCCAACCCCCGTTTCCTGGACACTTTCGGCTACAACGAAAAGTTCCTGATGGGAGAACCCTATTACAATACGATCTACCCCAAAGACCTGTACCGTTGCCAGCAGATGGCCGAGGAATGCTGGAAAAACCCCGGCAAAGTACACAAGTTGCTTATCCGTAAACCCATACAGGGTACCAAGATATTCCAGTGGACAGAATGGGAATTTATAGCGCTACAGAATGAGAAGGGGGTATTGGAAATACAGGGTATTGGCATCAATGTTACCGATAAGGTGATGGCCGAGCAACTGAAAGAAGAAGCCATCCGCACTTCTTCCTACGCCATGACCTACGCGCGGATGGGTAGCTGGAAGCTGGATTTCTTTTCGCAGGAAATGACCATCAGTAAGGAATTCACCAGCCTGCTGGAACAAGATGAGCAGGAAGAGATGACCATCTCGTTTGAACAGTTTATGCAGGAATATGTGTTGCCGGAAGATCATAACCAGATGATCCGTGAGCTCACCAATTCCATCCATAATAAGTATAACCACGACTACGAGACCAATTTCAGTTGCCAGATCATTACCCGCAAGGGAAATATCCGTCACCTTTATATCCGTGGCAAAATGGTGGATGCCACCAGCGGATTTGGCATAGCACAGGATATCACCACTCAGAAAGAAGCAGAGCAGGCATTACAACATAGCGAACAACAGTTCCGCTTGCTGGCAGAGCATTCGGAAGACATTATTACCGTTAACCAGCTTGATGGTATATTGCTGTACGTATCGCCTTCGGTGCAAAAGACACTGGGCTTTTCGCCGGAAGAAGTGCAGGGGCAATCGGTGATGGACTATGTTCATCCCGATGACGTGTATAAATTCCTGCAGCAGGAAGACAGTCCGTCGCTCTCCGACGTGGAAAATCTTACCCTGCGCTACAGGATGCGCACCAAAACAAATGATTACGTTTGGCTGGAAACCATCATTAAGCCGGTACGTGAAATGGGCGAGGTAACGCGGCTGATCTGTACTTCCCGGAATATTACAGAACGCAAGCGGTCGGAAGCGGAACGGGAGCAATTACTGGCAGAGGTAAAACAATCAGAAGAGCTGCTGCGTACCGTGATCAACTCTACACCTGACTGGATCTTCATTAAAGACCTTGGCCACCGCTTCCTGCTGGTGAACCAGGCTTTTGCAGATTCCATGCACCGGAGGCCGCAGGATTTTATTGGCAAGGACGAACTGGAAGTAGGATTCCCGGAAGAACTGGTAAAGGGCGATGCCGGCAATAATATCCGTGGATTCTGGAGCGATGACAATGAGGTAATAAAATCGGGCAAGGCAAAATTCATACAGGAAGAGCCCTCTTCCATCAATGGAAAAGCACAGGTAATGACAACGGTGAAAGTACCGCTGCGCGATTCCGATGGCGCCGTATGGGGCGTGCTGGGTTTTGCCCACAACATCACCGAACAGAAAAAAGCAGAAGACCGTTTACTGCATAAGGACCAGTTGCTGCAGGCCATGGCCGAAGCCACCCACCAGCTCATCAGTAACAACCACCTCGAAGAAGCTATTGGGGAAGCTATCCAATTGCTGGGCATCAAACTGCAGGTAAACCAGGTGAACGTGTATAAGAATGATTACGACGCCCGGGAAGATAAATGGTACTCCAACCAGTTACTGCATTGGGACAATGCCACCGGTGAACTGGTGCACAAAGATCCCGCCTACCAGCACATACGCATGCACGAGGAAAATACCATCACCAGGACCCTGATGAAAGAAGAGCTGTACTGCGGTTATGTAAAAAATATTGAAGAAGATGGAGACCGCGCCTATTTTGAGAAGATGCAGGTAAAGTCGGTAGCCATCATTCCCATTTTCACTTTACACCAGTTCTGGGGTATTGTAGGTTTCAGCGATATGGAAGAGCGCGATTGGACGATCACGGAGTTTTCTATTTTACAATCCTTCGCGGCCACCCTTGCAGCGGCCATTGAACGCAAGCAGATGGAACAGGAACTGGTACAGGCCAAGGACATTGCCGAATCGGCCAGCCTGGCCAAGAGCGAGTTCATGGCCAATATGAGCCATGAGCTGCGCACACCGATGAATGGTATTATTGGTTTTACCGACCTGGTGCTTACCACCGATCTGCAACGCACGCAAAGGGATTACCTGAACAACGTAAAAAAATCGGCCAATGGCCTGCTGGATATTATCAATGATATCCTTGATTTCTCCAAGCTGGAAGCAGGCAAATTAAAGATAGACCATACACCTTTCCGGCTGGATGAGCTGGTAGAAGAAACAGTAGATATCCTGATGGTGAAAGCTTTTGAGAAGAACCTGGAGCTGATATGCCATATTGATCCGGAACTACCTGTTCAGTTTGGCGGCGATCCGGTGCGCATCAGGCAGGTACTGGTCAACCTGCTGGGCAATGCCATTAAGTTCACCCCCCAGGGAGAGATCCTTATTTCAGTAGTAAAAGCCGGCGGCATTTATCAAAAGAACAACAAACCATTCCTGGATATAGAGCTTTCCGTACGTGATACAGGCATTGGCATATCGCCCAAAAAGCTCCGCAAGATCTTCGAGAGTTTTACACAGGCCGATTCCTCCACTACCCGCAAATACGGTGGCACGGGCCTTGGCCTCACCATTTCAAAGAGCCTTGCCGAACTGATGCAGGGCGCGCTTACGGTGAATAGTGAACCCGGAAGGGGCAGCACGTTTACCCTTCACCTTCCCCTCGAAGTGATGAAAGATCATGTAGAGATAGCGGCCGCGCACAAACCGCCCTTACGCAAAGTGCTGGTAGTAGATGATAATAGCACCAACCGCTGGCTGATGCAGGAGATATTCCGCTATTTCAGCATTCCCTGCGAGGTAGCCGGCAGCGGCCGGGAAGCGCTGATGATACTGGAACGCATACAAAAAACAGGAGAGCCGCTGGACCTCATTATTACCGATCACCACATGCCGGAAATGGATGGCATGCAACTGGTGAACGAGCTGCGGCAGCAACATACCGGCCTGGAACAACCTACCGTACTGATGTTATCATCGCTGGAAAAGAACCTGTTCCAACATGAAGCCGATAAACTGGGTATCCGGCAGATGCTTACCAAACCGGTAAAAATGTATGAGCTGTATGCTATGCTGAGCGCGATGTTCATGCCGGATAATGAATTAAACAAACCGGCCCTGTCTGTTGTCAACATTGAGCACATTACAGAAGCTGCTTCCATCCTGGTGGTAGAGGATGATCCCATTAATATGATGCTGATCACAGAGGTATTGCGGAAGATGGGCTTTGAAGTGATCCGCGCCAACAATGGTAAGGAAGCACTGGAAATATTGCCCCACTATGATCCGGTACTTATTTTTATGGATGTCAATATGCCGGAGATGGATGGCTACACCACTACCCGTTTTATCCGCCAGATGGGAGAACCTTACCGGCACCTTCCCATTATAGCCCTCACCGCCGATGCCATGCAGGGCGACCGCGAGAAATGCCTCGCTGCCGGCATGGATGATTATGTTTCCAAACCATTCCGTATTGAAGAGATCGTTGGCGTACTGAAGAACAGGACATTATTGGTGTAA